A genomic segment from Ornithorhynchus anatinus isolate Pmale09 chromosome 16, mOrnAna1.pri.v4, whole genome shotgun sequence encodes:
- the LOC100081672 gene encoding inositol 1,4,5-trisphosphate receptor-interacting protein, with product MTAGIFKVCLVVVTTIINHPLLFPRESTTIPETEEETIRKMKEQYEKLQLEQLRLEEEMAKMTAEKTALEMATEAGGRPGEGQVAWDLWSTLCMILFLVIEVWRQDYQDGSSQEPLGEEEELTGLGNTFKEVTLPKKALLTNFYERCIRGASSDTARTREFVEGFVDDLLEALRSVCNRDADMEVEDFIGVGSMYENWRVEKPLLCDLYVVFAPPEPYRFYPEVWCTTKSIPPDRQGYGKIKVCRADEDPTGCICGKTKLGEDMLCLLHSKNNKTRPSRDMEDLLCFKDSSYLDTDQVMKWFQIALTKAWQRISRKYEFDLAFRHLDTPGALKIKFRSGKFIPFNIMPVVQCEDSDLYFVSHFPRGNPLAPPTSNTYWFLSFAVYERQFFKTIAKTLPENSCHLSCFQIVSFLHRKQGHLTGPSGLTNYHLKTVLFHLLLARPAGDWEAEKLEARVSDLLRFLEKSLLEKKLCHFFVGNRKIPVAVGIPEVFRKAEPVNLFRPFVLHRSLYRKTVDSFSEMLKNTSALISEYALHQPSEHTDLPRDPFGEKKEATPTSPSC from the coding sequence ATGACCGCCGGGATCTTCAAAGTTTGCCTGGTGGTGGTGACCACTATTATCAATcacccactcctcttcccccgaGAGAGCACCACAATCCCCGAAACCGAGGAGGAGACCATCCGGAAGATGAAGGAACAGTATGAGAAGCTCCAGTTGGAGCAGCTacgtctagaagaggagatggcCAAAATGACAGCAGAGAAGACGGCTCTGGAGATGGCCACGGAGGCCGGCGGGCGGCCAGGTGAGGGCCAGGTAGCGTGGGACCTGTGGAGTACCCTGTGCATGATCCTCTTCCTGGTCATTGAGGTGTGGCGGCAGGACTACCAGGACGGGAGCTCCCAGGAGCCactaggggaggaagaggagctgacTGGGCTAGGGAACACCTTTAAAGAAGTCACTCTGCCCAAAAAGGCGCTGCTGACCAACTTCTATGAGCGGTGCATCCGGGGGGCCTCCAGTGACACAGCCAGGACGCGAGAGTTTGTGGAAGGCTTCGTGGATGATTTACTGGAGGCGCTGAGGAGCGTGTGTAACCGGGATGCAGACATGGAGGTGGAGGATTTCATTGGGGTGGGAAGCATGTACGAGAACTGGCGGGTGGAAAagcccctgctctgtgacctctacGTGGTCTTTGCCCCGCCGGAGCCCTACCGCTTCTATCCTGAGGTCTGGTGCACCACAAAATCCATCCCCCCGGACCGCCAAGGCTATGGCAAGATCAAGGTGTGCCGGGCTGATGAGGACCCGACAGGCTGCATCTGTGGCAAGACCAAGCTAGGGGAGGACATGTTGTGTCTCTTGCACAGTAAGAACAACAAAACCCGGCCCAGCAGGGACATGGAGGACTTACTGTGCTTTAAGGATTCTTCCTACCTGGATACGGACCAGGTCATGAAGTGGTTCCAGATCGCCTTGACCAAAGCCTGGCAACGCATCTCCCGCAAGTATGAATTTGATCTGGCTTTTAGGCACCTGGACACACCTGGAGCTTTGAAAATCAAGTTCCGATCAGGGAAATTCATTCCCTTTAACATCATGCCAGTGGTCCAGTGTGAAGACTCTGACCTCTACTTTGTCTCTCACTTCCCCAGGGGCAACCCCCTGGCTCCTCCCACTTCAAACACTTACTGGTTTCTCTCCTTCGCCGTCTACGAGAGGCAGTTCTTCAAGACCATCGCCAAGACGTTGCCCGAAAATTCCTGCCACCTCAGCTGCTTCCAGATCGTCTCTTTCCTTCACAGGAAGCAGGGCCACCTGACGGGCCCCAGCGGCCTCACCAACTACCACCTGAAAACGGTCCTCTTTCATCTGCTCCTGGCCCGGCCCGCTGGGGACTGGGAAGCCGAGAAGCTGGAGGCCAGGGTGTCTGACCTGCTCAGGTTCCTGGAGAAgagcctcctggagaagaaacTCTGTCATTTCTTTGTTGGCAACCGGAAGATACCTGTGGCAGTGGGAATCCCAGAGGTTTTCAGGAAGGCAGAACCTGTGAACCTCTTCCGCCCATTCGTCCTGCACCGTAGTCTTTACCGCAAGACTGTGGATTCCTTCTCTGAGATGCTGAAGAACACCTCAGCTCTGATCAGCGAGTATGCGCTTCACCAGCCTTCAGAGCACACTGATCTTCCAAGGGACCCttttggagagaaaaaagaagCCACCCCGACAAGCCCAAGCTGCTAA